The sequence ACAAATGCTATCAGGAAAATGGGAGTAGTGGCAAGAAAGGATCTTGTCtagcaggagtctccctttgccCCAAATTCAAGAGGATAAACTTTTACACGCTATTAAATCACAGGAGCCATTTTATAAACGTCATCATCAtagtcttttaatattttacataaaaaactGTATACACAGCTTATAGAACTTTTATGTAAACATCATAAGCTCACCACTTTGTCATTtgtcagtttatttaaaaaataaaaaaacaagacaacaatTTAGTAGAAGTACCACTGGGTAGGGAAGGGAGGGTGAGAAAGGAGAGACTAGGGGCAGGTTCATTCTCTGtacaaagatgcagagaaaattTCACATAGCTTTTCGAGACTGCCttgtgaagaggaaaaaaaaggggggggggttaaATAGGTCCCAATACTTGTTACTGCCCTTTATCAAAATAGTGTGCATCCGTGCACAAATAAAATCCCAAAACAGTGTTGCCACtttttcaagaaaacaaaacaaaaattagtggtttctttttcctcttttttaaaaagtcaacatctttaaaaaaaaaaaatcagaagtagaTGAGGTTACAGCGTACAAGGGTGGTCAGAATGCTACTGTCTTATGCAAATGACAAGTGCATTAAGTGTCAAACAATAAAACAATTGTGCaaagaattatttcaaaaaaaaaagttttagtttttaaataaatcagaTAACATCAGTTTCTCGGACTGAACAATTTCCACTTGTATGACAGGCACAAAGTTCGCTTATGGCAAAAAAACGACCCAAAGCACTCTCCCTCCTCTTGCCCAGGGCTGGCGAGAGGCTCGCAGGGGGCTGGCCCGCGGGAGACGAGAGTCTGGAAGCTGTGTCCACTCAGCCCCGCGGCAGTTGCAAATGTCTTCCCCAGGGGTTGGAAAGATGGCCAAGTCCTGTTCATGCTTGGATGGGCGCCCGACCCAGGGTGGGCCGGAGCTCTTCTGGAGCCCTGTCactccacccaccaccaccattaaATAACACCATCCTACCTtcgaaaataaaattatatctatatttatataacaccccatcctccccagccctcccctcccgCAGTTCCCGCGGTCTATGTTACAGACAAGGGATAGCAGGCGCTCGCTGGGTTCCGGGCGAACATCCGATGGGGCGCGGCTGCACCCCGGCGCCAAGCTGTTCTCCGGGGACCAGAGGCGGGGGTGGGTGAAAGTGGGGCGGGGGACTcgaacaaacaaacacacagccACACGCTCTGAAGAGGCTTGGCTCTTCAGAAATGGGTGTTCAGGGGACCCTTGGCACTCGGCAGGCGCCCGGGCCTGTGCAACACAGCCGGACGCACACAGACACTGGAAAGGGGGCGCCCGGTGCCTCCCACGCCGATTCCCCGCGCCAGGGCCGGAGCCGGGTCACAGCTGCCGGGCCGAAAGGCAGACGTCAGGCAGTCCGGTGGGGTCCTTGGGGGGCGCGGGTCTCCCCTTCTTCGGGCTcgaggtgggggggcagggggtcgGGCCCGAGATGGGGCGCCGCGCCGGCAGGCGGGGACAGGCAGGGCGGCGGCGGCCCTCATAGCACCTTGCAGCAGTTGATGCAGCCGTTCTGGGAGCCGTAGCGCTTCTGCAGCGCGGCGCGCGTGGCCGTCTCGAAGACCTCGCGCACGCCCTCCTTGGTCTTGGCCGAGCACTCGAGGTAGTCGTAGGCTTGGATGCGCACGGCCATGGCGCGGCCGTCATCCGTGCGCACGGGTTCCTGCTTCATGCGGGCCAGCTCCGTGCGGACGTGCTCGTCGCTGCGCAGGTCTTTCTTGTTGGCCACCAGGATGATGGGCACGTTGGGGCAGAAGTGCTTCACCTCGGGCACCCACTTCTCGGGGATGTTCTCCAGCGAATCGGGGCTGTCCACGGAGAAGCACATGAGGATCACGTCGGTGTCCGGGTAGGAGAGCGGCCGCAAGCGGTCGTAGTCCTCCTGGCCCGCCGTGTCCCACAGCGCCAGCTCCACCTGCTTGCCGTCCACCTCGATGTCGGCCACATAGTTCTCGAAGACGGTGGGCACGTACACCTCGGGGAACTCGTCCTTACTGAACACGATCAGCAGGCACGTCTTGCCGCACGCGCCGTCGCCCACCACCACCAGCTTCTTGCGGATGGCCGCCATGAGCGGGCCGGGCCCGGGCAGCAGGAGGGGCCCCGCGAACGCCTCGCTGCCGTCCCGCTCGCCGCTCACTGCTCACCTCGGGCTGCGCGCTGCGGGCGAGGGTCGCTAGCTGCACCCGGGCCCCGCGGCGGCGCGTTCTCTCGGGGCGCTCCGGATGCcgcggcgggggcgcgggggcaTAGGGCGCGCCGTGCGTCTCCGCGCTGCTCCCGGGCGGTGGCCGCTCTTCTCGCCCCGGGCCCGGGGTCCGCGCCTTTGTGCGCAAGCGGCGGCTGGAACCGCGGAGCCGGCCTGGTCCCCTCCCCGGCTTCTATGGGTCTCGCCAGAGTACAGGAGAGCGCTCGACTACAGCCAGACTGCGGTGGCAGATGCGGGCTGCGGCCCTAGCGCCCGCTATTTAAAGAGTACGGCCACTTTCTTAATATAGCCGCCCAATGGGAAGCGAGCCGACTGAGCTCATCGCTGCGGAGCTTCGCTCTGATTGGGCACCCGCTGCAGCCCAGGGGCGGGGCCGGCCGAGCTTGATTGACGGCCCAGGCCGCGGGGCTGGGAGAGGCGGCGACTGGGGAGTCTGCGCCTCGGCTGGCGCTGCGGGGCTCTGGCCGCACCAGCGTTCCCTCGCTTTGCCGCGTCTTCTGCTCGCCCGGCCAAGGCCCCGAGCTGGCGGCCTGGAGCCTGCGGGGCCTGGGCGAGCGGTTCCGGGAGAAGGCAGCACTTTGTGGGGGCGTTGGCGACTCCCTCCCACTCCAATTGTCCCGCTTCGCTGCAAACTCCCGGCGGTGGCCGGACCTGCGGGGGAGGGAGCGGCTCCTTTAAgcggttttgtttttaaataaacacatgcacacacgcagacacacacgtTTGTTTCCGGGGAaggttctgttcttttctttcagaaacGGCCCTTCCCTGGTCTGGTCCGCccctcccatctcccccacccgGGGCTCTTCCTGGGACAGCTCTAGATTTGGACCCCTAAGGCCAAGAGCTGCGTGTGAGCTGGGTGGGCCTGGGTCTAGCCTCCAGCTCTTCCAAGTCCTCTcgcctcccctcttcctccccaccctccacccacaCCCCCTACATCTCTAGGGGAAGATTAGGGGCAGGAGGGATGGTG comes from Neovison vison isolate M4711 chromosome 8, ASM_NN_V1, whole genome shotgun sequence and encodes:
- the RHOB gene encoding rho-related GTP-binding protein RhoB — translated: MAAIRKKLVVVGDGACGKTCLLIVFSKDEFPEVYVPTVFENYVADIEVDGKQVELALWDTAGQEDYDRLRPLSYPDTDVILMCFSVDSPDSLENIPEKWVPEVKHFCPNVPIILVANKKDLRSDEHVRTELARMKQEPVRTDDGRAMAVRIQAYDYLECSAKTKEGVREVFETATRAALQKRYGSQNGCINCCKVL